In Cicer arietinum cultivar CDC Frontier isolate Library 1 chromosome 7, Cicar.CDCFrontier_v2.0, whole genome shotgun sequence, a single window of DNA contains:
- the LOC105852602 gene encoding uncharacterized protein: protein MEKNGHFPTNLPIFNGKNYERWCAQMKQMQLMLEKIIDVETAKGAWDTLKSANEGADKLKKLEELQGSLEAHELRIKQRSSDKVIEQALQAQTSKKNFIDRRKFKKGKWKNQKRKRSCEDTSEQGAHEGNKKEGNTKYKKMFDKKGIQCFNCQKYGHFANECKHNKSLQRKDDEVQYANDEDSDSEGVLLMAATKPEVEQSEFWYLDTGCSNHMTCNKYWFKNWNMEVKRKVMFADNSSVTAEGIGSVNFMSKDGQSSYINDVLYVPSMKNNLLSLGQLLQKGFSMRMEESQLVTPSLFY, encoded by the exons ATGGAAAAGAATGGTCATTTCCCAACAAATCTTCCTATTTTTAATGGAAAGAACTATGAGCGTTGGTGTGCTCAAATGAAG CAAATGCAATTGATGCTTGAGAAGATCATAGATGTTGAAACTGCAAAAGGAGCTTGGGATACTCTCAAGAGTGCAAATGAAGGTGCTGATAAGTTGAAGAAG TTAGAAGAACTTCAGGGTTCCTTGGAGGCTCACGAATTGAGGATCAAGCAGAGAAGCTCAGACAAAGTGATTGAGCAGGCTCTACAAGCTCAAACATCAAAGAAGAATTTTATTGATAGAAGAAAGTTCAAGAAGGGGAAATGGAagaatcaaaaaagaaaaagatcatGTGAGGACACTAGTGAACAAGGTGCTCATGAAGGGAACAAGAAAGAAGGAAATACAAAATACAAGAAAATGTTTGACAAGAAAGGAATTCAGTGCTTTAATTGCCAAAAGTATGGtcattttgcaaatgaatgcaAGCATAACAAGAGTCTTCAAAGGAAAGATGATGAGGTGCAATATGCAAATGATGAAGATTCAGATTCAGAAGGGGTATTGTTGATGGCAGCCACCAAACCAGAAGTGGAGCAATCTGAGTTTTGGTACTTAGATACAGGCTGCTCAAATCATATGACTTGTAATAAATATTGGTTCAAGAATTGGAACATGGAGGTGAAAAGAAAGGTCATGTTTGCAGACAACAGTAGTGTCACTGCTGAAGGTATTGGTAGTGTAAATTTTATGAGCAAAGATGGACAAAGTTCCTACATAAACGATGTGCTTTATGTTCCAAGCATGAAGAATAACTTACTCAGTCTTGGACAACTACTGCAAAAGGGTTTTTCTATGAGGATGGAGGAGAGTCAACTTGTAACACCctctcttttttattaa